In the Clostridium cellulovorans 743B genome, GATTTAACTGATGCTAAAACTTTAGCTCACTTATTCAAATATGATTCAGCACAAGGAAGATTCAACGGTGAAATCGAAGTTAAAGACGGAGCTTTCGTAGTTAACGGAAAAGAAATCAAAGTTACTGCTGAAAGAAATCCTGCTGACTTACCATGGGGAGAATTAGGAGTAGACGTAGTTTTAGAGTGTACTGGATTCTTCACAACTCAAGAAAAAGCTGGTTTACATTTACAAGCTGGTGCTAAGAAAGTTGTTATTTCTGCTCCTGCTACTGGCGATATTAAAACAGTTGTTTACAACGTTAACCAAGCAATACTTGATGGTACAGAAACAGTTGTTTCAGGTGCTTCTTGTACAACAAACTGTTTAGCACCAATGGCTAAAGTATTAAACGATAGCTTTAAAGTAACAAAAGGATTTATGACTACAATCCATGCTTACACTAACGATCAAAATACTTTAGACGGCCCTCACGGAAAAAATGACCTTAGAAGAGGAAGAGCTGCTGCTGCTAACATAGTTCCAAACTCAACTGGAGCTGCTAAAGCAATCGGCTTAGTTATCCCTGAATTAAAAGGTAAATTAGACGGAGGAGCTCAAAGAGTTCCAGTTATAACTGGTTCATTAACTGAATTAGTTGTAACTTTAGAAAAGAAAGTAACTGTTGATGAAGTTAATGCTGCTATGAAAGCTGCTCAAACTGAATCTTTCGGATACACTGATGAAGAATTAGTTTCTTCAGACATAATTGGAACTAGCTTTGGTTCATTATTTGATGCAACTCAAACTAGAGTTATGGAAGTAAACGGAGAGCAATTAGTTAAAGTTGCTGCTTGGTATGATAACGAAATGTCATACACTTCACAATTAATCAGAACTTTAAAATACTTTGTTGAAATAGCAAAATAGTTTAAACTAAAAATTCTGGTTATTTTAAATAACTAAAACACATAAGGTCTGGTTTTGTAGTTTGGGCTATGAACCCAGGCCTTTTTAAATAGATGTAAGGTATCTATTGATCTTTCTGCATGTTAGAGTAATCTCTGACAAATTAAGTTAGGATAGTTTAACTTTGTTTTGTAACAGAGAAGATTTATAGTACTTTAATCTGTTATACAATAAATTTTAAAACCTATATTATCTATTACGAGGTGAATAAGATGGAATATAATAAGAAGAGTATTGAAGATATACAAGTTAAAGGTAAAAGAGTTCTTGTTAGATGTGACTTCAACGTTCCATTAAAAGATGGCGAAATCACAGACATCAACAGATTAGTTGGAGCAATGCCAACAATCAAATACTTAGTGGATAACGGAGCTAAAGTAATC is a window encoding:
- the gap gene encoding type I glyceraldehyde-3-phosphate dehydrogenase, whose product is MAKVAINGFGRIGRLALRLMIQNPEFEVVAINDLTDAKTLAHLFKYDSAQGRFNGEIEVKDGAFVVNGKEIKVTAERNPADLPWGELGVDVVLECTGFFTTQEKAGLHLQAGAKKVVISAPATGDIKTVVYNVNQAILDGTETVVSGASCTTNCLAPMAKVLNDSFKVTKGFMTTIHAYTNDQNTLDGPHGKNDLRRGRAAAANIVPNSTGAAKAIGLVIPELKGKLDGGAQRVPVITGSLTELVVTLEKKVTVDEVNAAMKAAQTESFGYTDEELVSSDIIGTSFGSLFDATQTRVMEVNGEQLVKVAAWYDNEMSYTSQLIRTLKYFVEIAK